The window ATCATCGACCAAGTAGAAGATAAGTCGCGTGTTGGTGTGTGTTTAGATACCTGTCATACCTTTACTGCTGGCTATGACCTACGAACAAAAGAAGCGTGTGAGCATACTTTTGCTGAGTTCGACCGCATCGTGGGTATGCACTATCTAAGAGCAATGCACATCAATGATTCAAAAGCTGAATTCGCGAGTCGAGTCGATCGACATCATTCTTTAGGAAAAGGCGAAATTGGCTGGGATTGTTTTGAGTATATTGCCTCTGATTCTCGCTTTAATGGTATCCCTCTTATCTTGGAAACCATTGATTCGACGATCTGGAAAGAGGAAATTCAACAACTTAGAATGTTTCATCGCTCAGCAACGGTAGTCAGCGAAGAAGCGTAATAATAGAGGGGAAAATTTATTTCCGTCTATTTCTAATAATTGGCACCTTTCTTTCATAGTATTAAAGTGAATATGTAGTTCACGATGTCTTAGAGGAGGTGCCTTTATGTATTCAATCACCCAAACTTCAACTGTTGCTGTCGCACGCCGTTTACCAACACCAAACCGTCACGTGCATAACCACGGGCACCATCGTACACAGCAGAAAAGTGGTTAATCGAGATAAACACAACTTGAACTGATTATTATGATTCATCAACAAGTGAACCCTACACATCATGTTTATTGATAGCTGTATGAGGTATAACTAGAGCCTAATTTAGGACAGTTAGCCGATACAGCTATTTTTTTGTCTGGCGAAAGCCGCTAGAAACCTTGATGATTGGGAAGTAAAACGATGAGCGCACCAAAGACTTGGGAATCCATTATTAATGATGAACGTGATAAAGCGTACTTTCAGAGTATGCTCGCGTTTGTTGAACAGCAACGCAATAGTGGGAAAACCGTCTACCCTCCTCAAGAGCAGGTGTTCAGTGCTTTTGATATGACGCCTTTTGAGTCTGTACGCGTGGTTATCCTTGGGCAAGACCCTTATCACGGTGCCAACCAAGCTCACGGTTTAGCATTCTCTGTGCTGCCTGGCGTTAAAATTCCACCTTCTCTGCGTAATATGTACAAAGAACTCGCACAAGATATAGAGGGCTTTGAGATCCCTAGCCATGGCTACCTCGACACTTGGGCATCTCAAGGGGTGTTAATGTTGAATACGGTGCTGACAGTAGAAGAGGCAAAAGCACACTCACATGCTAAGTGTGGTTGGGAAACCTTTACTGATACCATCATTGCTGAGCTGAATCAGCGTTCTGAGCCGATCATCTTCTTACTGTGGGGCGCGCATGCCCAGAAGAAAGGTCAAGCCATTGATGCAGACAAACATCATGTGTTGGTTGCACCTCATCCATCACCATTATCAGCACGCCGTGGTTTCTTCGGTTGTCAGCATTTCTCGATGACCAACGAACTACTCTCTTCTATTAATCAACAGCCTATCGATTGGACATTACCACTGGTACTGTAGATTGATGATTTTCTGAGCAGGGTCAAACCACAAATTGCTATCTTCATATACACTTATAAATAGTAGGTGTAATGGAGTGCAATACTATGATGATTGAAAGGATAAGAAGAGAGCACGGTTATATGGCTCGTTTGCTCGCGATTCTCAAGAGTAAATTAGAGTGCCTAAAGCAAGAGCGTGACATTAACTATAGCTTGATCGCTGAGGTGGTTCATTACTTGATGAACCATTCAGATAAGGTGCATCACCCTAAAGAAGACATTATTTATCGTTACTATCTCAAGCAGTACGGCAGTGACCAAGTAATTGAAGACTTGGAATTAGAGCATCAACTGCTTTCTGAGAAAACGGCTGACTTTTTAGGCTTGGTCGACATGATCTTGCAAGATGCGGTTGTTCCTCAGCAGTTTTTTATTGAACAACTAGAAGGTTTTGTCGCTGTTCAGAAAAAGCATATGGAACTGGAAGAAAGGTTCATTATCCCCAAGATTGTGGATGCGTTTACGGTACAAGATTGGCAAGAGGTCGAATCGCAATGGCAACTGCCTGAAGATGACCCTGTATTCGGCCAAACCATCGCAGACCAGTATAAGCAGTTAGCAGATCGAGTTCGCCAAAGTGAAGGCGAATGTGTGTAGTGAATGGATTGGCTCTCACAAAAAATAAAGGCACCGTTTAGGTGCCTTTATCATTCAATTTATTTGTTGTTCTGATTAAAGCTTAATATCGTCTAAGCTAAAATCGAGACCGAGATTCATCTCTCTGAGCTCTTTCTCAAGCTGTTTACGATCGTTGATCGCCTCAATTTCTCGCCATTTTCGTTTAAGTGGTTTTGAGCGAGTCTTGGTAGCAACGCGTGGTAATTCTAGTTCTGATATTTCATCAAATTGAAAGTGGTCCATAAGCTATATCTCCATCCGTGGGCTAGTCTTTACAGACTATTAGATACCATATTTGGTTCTACAATAACCTTGATTTGTTTCTCATTTGTTTCAAATTCATGAAGGTTTTGTTTGTGTTTCCTATGCATGCTCACACATTACTGTTTATTTTCTGTATAAAAAACAAGCAAACAGACTGACGTAAACGATTAAATTACGCGTGTTTTAATGTTAATTCATTGTGCGAAAGGAATAGTACTTTAACGACAATGCATACAGCTGCGTATTGTGTGATGAGGGGGAGGGGTTTAATCGCTATAGAAAAAATCACAGTTCTTCACTAAACCTTGTAAAACCTAGGCTGGTGCTATTTTTATCGAATGTCATTCTTGTTAAACCAAGGCACTGGCCATTGTTGATATTATGTCCCGATAATGTGACTTTTATTGGGCTTGATTGTTGAAAGTTGTGTTAATAAAACGTGTGTTATTAGTGAAATGCCATTTAAATATTAATCTATTTGCATATTGATTTTTAGGCCATCTCGCTGCATTATCCGCCCGTCAAAAAATACACTGATACGTAAAATGGATGCATGAAGCGACATTTACAATCTAGATCGCAACAAATAAATATAAAACGAATGCCGATACAACATTGACACTGGCATTGGCGATTTAGAGGAAGGCTCGGAAGCAAGATCGGTGCTTAAACTCAATTACGAGGTTCACGTGACAGACTTAATCAATTTGATGAACGATCTCCTTTGGGGATCTATCTTAGTTTACTTACTCGTTGGTGTGGGTATCTACTTCACTGTACGACTAGGCTTCATTCAATTCCGCCATTTCGGCCACATGTTCTCTGTTCTTAGAAACAGCCGTAAAGCAGACAGTGCTGGTATCTCTTCTTTCCAAGCTCTTTGTACTAGTCTAGCTGCTCGTGTAGGTACAGGTAACATGGCAGGTGTTGCAGTTGCTCTTACCGCTGGTGGCCCTGGTGCTATCTTCTGGATGTGGCTAATTGCCATGCTAGGTATGGCAACATCGTTTGCAGAAAGCACACTGGCACAGCTATACAAAACGCGTGATAACGACGGTAACTACCGCGGCGGTCCTGCATACTACATGGAGAAAGGCCTAGGTATGCGTTGGATGGGGGTTCTATTCTCTATCTTCCTAATCATCGCATTCGGTCTAGTCTTCAACGCAGTTCAAGCGAACGCGATTGCAAGTGCAATGAACACGGCATTCGACTTCGAGCGTAGCTACGTTGGTGTTGGTATCGTGATTATCTCTGCATTCGTTATCTTCGGTGGTATCCGTAAGATTGCTCGCACTGCAGAAATCATTGTTCCAATCATGGCACTGGCTTACTTAGCTATCGCTATCTACGTAATGCTAATGAACATTGAGAAAGTGCCTGAAGTTCTGGCTCTTATCTTCAAGAGTGCATTCGGTCTGCAAGAAGCAGCAGCGGGTGGCCTAGGTTACGCAATCGCACAAGCGATGATTAACGGCATCAAACGTGGTTTGTTCTCGAACGAAGCGGGTATGGGTTCTGCGCCAAACGCAGCAGCTTCTGCTACGCCTTACCCACCGCACCCAGCATCACAAGGTTACGTGCAAATGCTAGGCGTGTTCATGGATACCATTGTTATCTGTTCAGCAACAGTAGCAATCATCCTGATGTCTGGTGAGTATGTACCACACGGTGAAGTAACGGGTATCGAACTAACGCAACGTGCACTAACAGCACAAGTTGGCGAATGGGGTGGCATCTTTGTAGCGGTAGCGATTTTCTTCTTCGCTTTCACTTCAATCATTGCAAACTACTCGTACGCTGAAACGAACCTTATCTTCCTTGAGCACAACAACAAGAAGGGCCTAGTGCTGTTCCGTATCGTTGTTCTGGGTATGGTTATGTTCGGTTCTCTCGCGACACTGCCAACGGTATGGGCATTAGCTGACGTATCGATGGGCCTAATGGCGATTGTTAACTTGGTAGCGATCATCTTGCTATCGGGTATCGTGATTAAGCTAGCGAAAGACTACAACCGTCAATTAGACGCGGGTAAAGTACCCACGTTCGATGCGGATGATTTCCCAGAGCTTAAAGCTCAATTGGAAGATGGTATTTGGGTTAACAACAAGAAGAAGTAATCTTGTTGGAGTGATTCATCACCCATCCTAAAATCATTTGAAAGGCTAAGGTTTCGACCTTAGCCTTTTTCTTTGCCTGCGATTTCGATCTGTCTGCAATTTATATCTGTCTGCGATTTTTCTTGGTGAGTAATTTTTGCTTTGTCTGCGACCTTTTATTTATTAACGATTTTTCTTTGTAGGTGATTTATAAGTAGATCTGTCTATCAAAGTAATAGGAAGAGTCATAAAGACAAGTTGATGTTTTTTCTATACTCTAGCTGCATCCAGTTAGATAACCGATTAGGGTAAAGTTATGTTAGTTGTCGTTTCTCCAGCCAAGACATTAGATTACGAATCACCATTAGCGACTGAGCGCTTCAGCCAGCCAGAGTTTGTTGAACACTCTGCAGAGCTTATTGAAGTGTGTCGTAAGCTGACACCTGCTGATGTATCAGCACTGATGAAGGTAAGCGATAAGATTGCTGGTCTGAACGTGGCGCGCTTTGAGCAATGGAGCGAGACCTTTACCCAAGAGAATGCTCGCCAAGCTATTTTGGCGTTCAAAGGTGACGTCTACACAGGCTTAGATGCTGAAACACTGTCGGACGATGATTTTGACTACGCACAGAATCACCTGCGCATGCTTTCTGGGTTATATGGTTTGCTTAAGCCGTTAGATCTGATGCAGCCATACCGCCTAGAGATGGGTACACGCTTAGCCAATGCTCGTGGCACCAACTTGTACCAGTTCTGGGGCAATATCATTACAGATAAGCTGAATGAAGCGTTGAATGCTCAAGGCGATAATGTGTTGATCAACCTAGCATCGAACGAATACTTTAAAGCGGTGAAGCCGAAGAGCCTTGATGGTCAAATCATCACGCCAGTTTTTAAAGACTGCAAGAATGGCCAGTACAAGGTGATCAGCTTTTACGCGAAGAAAGCGCGTGGCATGATGGCTCGCTACATCATTGAGAACAAAATCGATTCAGTGGAAGCACTGACCAAGTTTGATACGGCGGGTTACTACTTCGTTGAAGAAGAGTCGAACGTGAAAGAGTTAGTCTTCAAGCGTGAAGAGCAAAACTAGTAGCCCCTGGCTAATTAGTTACTCTCGGTTTGAGTTTGAGTTTGAGTTTGAGTTTGAGTTTGAGGCCTAGTTATTTAGCCTGATAACAAGCCAGGCAATAATAAACCAGACAAAGAAAAGCCCCATGCAGATAACTGCATGGGGCTTTTTATTGAATCATTGAAAGGTGGTTAGATTACTTGTTCTTAACGGCTTTCTTTTTCTTAGCGATTTTCTTTTTCTTAGCAATTTTTTGCTTCGCTACCGCTTTCTTGTCTTCTTTCTTCGGTTTCTTTTTCTTCGTTACCGCGGCTTTCTTATGCGTTGGACGCATGCCTTCGATGAAGCGCTCTTTGATCGCATCTTCAGTGTAACGAGCAACACGCTCAATCATTAGCTGATCGTGCGCTTCAATGATAGAAACCGCGTTACCTTTCTTACCTGCACGAGCCGTACGGCCGATACGGTGTAGGTAGACATCTGCTGTACGCGGCATGTCGTAGTTAATAACGTGGCTTACATCTGGAAGGTCGATACCA of the Vibrio lentus genome contains:
- the ung gene encoding uracil-DNA glycosylase codes for the protein MSAPKTWESIINDERDKAYFQSMLAFVEQQRNSGKTVYPPQEQVFSAFDMTPFESVRVVILGQDPYHGANQAHGLAFSVLPGVKIPPSLRNMYKELAQDIEGFEIPSHGYLDTWASQGVLMLNTVLTVEEAKAHSHAKCGWETFTDTIIAELNQRSEPIIFLLWGAHAQKKGQAIDADKHHVLVAPHPSPLSARRGFFGCQHFSMTNELLSSINQQPIDWTLPLVL
- a CDS encoding hemerythrin domain-containing protein encodes the protein MMIERIRREHGYMARLLAILKSKLECLKQERDINYSLIAEVVHYLMNHSDKVHHPKEDIIYRYYLKQYGSDQVIEDLELEHQLLSEKTADFLGLVDMILQDAVVPQQFFIEQLEGFVAVQKKHMELEERFIIPKIVDAFTVQDWQEVESQWQLPEDDPVFGQTIADQYKQLADRVRQSEGECV
- a CDS encoding DUF3545 family protein, coding for MDHFQFDEISELELPRVATKTRSKPLKRKWREIEAINDRKQLEKELREMNLGLDFSLDDIKL
- a CDS encoding alanine/glycine:cation symporter family protein, with amino-acid sequence MTDLINLMNDLLWGSILVYLLVGVGIYFTVRLGFIQFRHFGHMFSVLRNSRKADSAGISSFQALCTSLAARVGTGNMAGVAVALTAGGPGAIFWMWLIAMLGMATSFAESTLAQLYKTRDNDGNYRGGPAYYMEKGLGMRWMGVLFSIFLIIAFGLVFNAVQANAIASAMNTAFDFERSYVGVGIVIISAFVIFGGIRKIARTAEIIVPIMALAYLAIAIYVMLMNIEKVPEVLALIFKSAFGLQEAAAGGLGYAIAQAMINGIKRGLFSNEAGMGSAPNAAASATPYPPHPASQGYVQMLGVFMDTIVICSATVAIILMSGEYVPHGEVTGIELTQRALTAQVGEWGGIFVAVAIFFFAFTSIIANYSYAETNLIFLEHNNKKGLVLFRIVVLGMVMFGSLATLPTVWALADVSMGLMAIVNLVAIILLSGIVIKLAKDYNRQLDAGKVPTFDADDFPELKAQLEDGIWVNNKKK
- the yaaA gene encoding peroxide stress protein YaaA is translated as MLVVVSPAKTLDYESPLATERFSQPEFVEHSAELIEVCRKLTPADVSALMKVSDKIAGLNVARFEQWSETFTQENARQAILAFKGDVYTGLDAETLSDDDFDYAQNHLRMLSGLYGLLKPLDLMQPYRLEMGTRLANARGTNLYQFWGNIITDKLNEALNAQGDNVLINLASNEYFKAVKPKSLDGQIITPVFKDCKNGQYKVISFYAKKARGMMARYIIENKIDSVEALTKFDTAGYYFVEEESNVKELVFKREEQN